The genomic stretch TCAAGCCGCTTCGGCGAGCAGCGCGCGATACAGTTGCGCCTCGGTGAGCCCTTCGGCGCGATGCGCCTCGGCGAGGCGGCCCTTGCGCATCATCAGCACGCGGTCGCAGTTTTGCAGCAGTTCGGGCAGGTCGTCGCTCACGAGCAGAATGCCGATGCCGCGCTGCGACAGTCTTTGCATGATGCGATAGATGATGTCCTTCGAGCCCACGTCCACGCCCACGGTCGGGCCGTGCAGAATGAGCACGCTCGGGTCGATGGCGAGCCAGCGGCCGATCAGCACGCGCTGCTGGTTGCCGCCCGAGAGCGACTGCACCGCCTTGTCCACGCTCGGTGTGGCGATCTGCAATTCCTTGACGGTCTCTTCCGCCAGCGCGCGGGCGCGCGAGCGGTCGATCTGGCCGAAGCGGTCGCGCAGGCTCGAGATCATCGCGGTGATGACGTTGTCGCGAATGGGTTTGTCGAGGAACAGCCCTTCGTTCAGGCGGTCCTCCGGCACATAACCGATGCGCGCGCGTTTGGCGTCGCCGGGATTCGCGAGCCTGATCGTGCGGCCGTCGAGCACGACGTCGCCTGCGTCGGCGGGCGCCACGCCCGCCAGGGCGCGCGCGAGTTCGTTGCGGCCCGAATCGAGCAAGCCGGTCACGCCGAGTATCTCGCCGCGATGCAGCGTGAACGACACCTCGCGAAACTGGCCCGCGCGGCCGAGATTGCGCACGTCGAGCAGCACATCCGCGGCCGGTGCTTCGGTGCGGTAACGTTCGGTGGACAGCTGGCGTCCCGTCATCAGTTCGCTCAGCTGCGCCTTGGTGTAATCGCTGATCGGCCCTTGCGTGACTTTCTGGCCGTCGCGCAGCACGATCACCTCGCCGCCGATCGCATAGCATTCGTCGAGCTTGTGGCTCACGAACAGCACGGTCACGCCCTGCGCGCGCAACTGGCCGAGCACGGCGATCAGGTTGGTCACTTCTTTCTGCGTGAGCGAGGTCGTGGGTTCGTCCATGATGACGAACTTCGCCTCGCTCGCAATCGCACGCGCGATGGCCACCAGCTGGCGCGTGGCGAGCGGCAGCTGTTCGATCAGCGTGGCCTGGAAGTCGGCGTCGCCGGGCAAGCCCACGGCTTCGAGCGCGCGTTTCGCCGTGCGCGCGAGTTCGCGCCGGTCGAAGGTGCGCGCGAGACGCCCCGCGTGTGCCGCGAGTTCGGTCGTCAGGCCGACGTTTTCGCCCACGCTCATATTCGGCAGCAGCGAAAGATCCTGATAGACCGTTTCGATGCCGGCCGCGAGCGATTCGAGCGGCGTGAGCTGCGTGTGGCGCGCGCCGTCGATCACGAGTTCGCCTTCGTCGGGCGGCTGCGCGCCCGAGATGATCTTGATGAGCGTGCTCTTGCCGCAGCCGTTTTCGCCGAGCAGATGATAGATCTGCCCGCGCGCGAACGTGAGCGTCACGCCGCGCAGCGCGTAGACGCCCGTAAAGCGCTTGTGCACGTCGAGCACCTGCAATAGCGGTTCCGGGGCAACCATGGTTTCACTCATCGCGTTTCACTCATCGGGTTTCATGCAGCGCGCGCCCTGCTCAACCGCGTCGCGCGCGCCGCTCGTCTCCGGTCAGAAGTTGTATTGCTTGTAGTTCGACTTGTCGACGCTCACCCAGCCCTGGCCGCGCACGATGACGCCCTTGCCCGGACCCTTGGAAACCGTGACCTTCTCGTAGCCCGGCAAGCCGAGGTTCGCGCCGTTCTCGACCGTCTTGCCGTCGAG from Paraburkholderia acidisoli encodes the following:
- a CDS encoding sugar ABC transporter ATP-binding protein — encoded protein: MSETMVAPEPLLQVLDVHKRFTGVYALRGVTLTFARGQIYHLLGENGCGKSTLIKIISGAQPPDEGELVIDGARHTQLTPLESLAAGIETVYQDLSLLPNMSVGENVGLTTELAAHAGRLARTFDRRELARTAKRALEAVGLPGDADFQATLIEQLPLATRQLVAIARAIASEAKFVIMDEPTTSLTQKEVTNLIAVLGQLRAQGVTVLFVSHKLDECYAIGGEVIVLRDGQKVTQGPISDYTKAQLSELMTGRQLSTERYRTEAPAADVLLDVRNLGRAGQFREVSFTLHRGEILGVTGLLDSGRNELARALAGVAPADAGDVVLDGRTIRLANPGDAKRARIGYVPEDRLNEGLFLDKPIRDNVITAMISSLRDRFGQIDRSRARALAEETVKELQIATPSVDKAVQSLSGGNQQRVLIGRWLAIDPSVLILHGPTVGVDVGSKDIIYRIMQRLSQRGIGILLVSDDLPELLQNCDRVLMMRKGRLAEAHRAEGLTEAQLYRALLAEAA